In the Corvus cornix cornix isolate S_Up_H32 chromosome 20, ASM73873v5, whole genome shotgun sequence genome, one interval contains:
- the BIRC7 gene encoding baculoviral IAP repeat-containing protein 7 isoform X2, which translates to MKSLSRRIWSTAMGDAAAAAEQPEPRGARCQLFDSSMRNMAMRLRTFQQWPCTAPVSARDLAKAGFFYVGPRDEVQCFCCGGVLKDWRPIDCPIIEHMKFFPSCKYICGEDVGNQEVLSLQEIFDTVDGQFLSLLQGIVSEETALPNEPEYPEMVTEEMRLSTFENWPQNSHMHPEQLARAGFFYTGQGDVVRCFYCDGGVRSWSFGDDPWREHAKWYPECEFLLHSRGREFVSSVQASFSTTLLAPRHSWDQTEQDSSPSQGAVQRETGTSRQEMRSVQQKEPDEPQLSTEEQLRRLQEERMCKVCMDKEVSVVFVPCGHLVACGECALNLRLCPICRAVIQGSVRAFMS; encoded by the exons ATGAAAAGTCTCAGTCGAAGGATATGG AGCACGGCCATGGGGGacgcagcagcagcagcagagcagccgGAGCCCAGGGGTGCTCGCTGCCAGCTCTTTGATTCCAGCATGAGGAACATGGCAATGAGGCTGAGGACTTTCCAGCAGTGGCCCTGCACCGCCCCTGTGTCTGCCCGGGATCTGGCCAAGGCTGGATTTTTCTACGTGGGCCCCAGGGATGAAGTGCAGTGTTTTTGCTGTGGTGGTGTCCTGAAGGACTGGAGACCTATTGATTGCCCCATAATAGAGCACATGAAATTCTTCCCTTCCTGTAAATACATCTGCGGTGAGGATGTTGGGAACCAGGaggtgctgtccctgcaggagatCTTTGACACTGTGGATGGGCAGTTCCTGAGTCTCTTGCAGGGGATAGTCAGTGAGGAGACAGCCCTGCCCAATGAGCCAGAGTACCCCGAGATGGTCACAGAGGAGATGAGACTGTCTACATTTGAGAACTGGCCTCAAAATTCCCACATGCATCCAGAGCAACTGGCTAGAGCAGGGTTCTTTTACACAG GACAAGGAGATGTAGTGAGGTGTTTTTACTGTGATGGAGGTGTGAGGAGCTGGTCCTTTGGAGATGATCCTTGGAGGGAACATGCCAAATGGTATCCAGA GTGTGAATTTTTACTGCACTCAAGGGGGAGAGAATTTGTTAGCAGCGTTCAGGCAAGCTTTTCTACCACCCTGCTGGCTCCA AGACATTCCTGGGATCAGACTGAGCAAGactcctctccttcccaag GAGCTGTTCAGAGAGAGACTGGAACATCAAGACAAGAAATGCGATCTGTGCAGCAAAAGGAACCag ATGAGCCTCAGCTGAGCACAGAAGAACAGCTCCGCCGCCTGCAAGAGGAGAGGATGTGCAAAGTGTGCATGGACAAAGAGGTGTCTGTTGTGTTTGTTCCCTGTGGCCACCTGGTAGCTTGTGGAGAATGCGCCCTCAATTTGAGGCTGTGTCccatctgcagagctgtcaTCCAGGGGAGTGTGAGAGCTTTCATGTCCTGA
- the BIRC7 gene encoding baculoviral IAP repeat-containing protein 7 isoform X1: protein MQRVWPVNRSHLTSASHMLFPARQLPWKAVAGSSTEQRLSTGTLPCLPLDLHPWQLLLAAVVWFPLNCKSTAMGDAAAAAEQPEPRGARCQLFDSSMRNMAMRLRTFQQWPCTAPVSARDLAKAGFFYVGPRDEVQCFCCGGVLKDWRPIDCPIIEHMKFFPSCKYICGEDVGNQEVLSLQEIFDTVDGQFLSLLQGIVSEETALPNEPEYPEMVTEEMRLSTFENWPQNSHMHPEQLARAGFFYTGQGDVVRCFYCDGGVRSWSFGDDPWREHAKWYPECEFLLHSRGREFVSSVQASFSTTLLAPRHSWDQTEQDSSPSQGAVQRETGTSRQEMRSVQQKEPDEPQLSTEEQLRRLQEERMCKVCMDKEVSVVFVPCGHLVACGECALNLRLCPICRAVIQGSVRAFMS from the exons ATGCAAAGAGTGTGGCCTGTGAACAGATCCCATCTGACATCAGCATCACACATGCTGTTCCCTGCGAGACAACTTCCTTGGAAAGCTGTGGCAGGGAGCTCAACGGAGCAACGACTGAGCACAGGGACTCTCCCCTGTCTCCCTCTTGATCTTCATCCGTGGCAACTCCTTCTTGCTGCTGTCGTGTGGTTTCCATTAAATTGTAAG AGCACGGCCATGGGGGacgcagcagcagcagcagagcagccgGAGCCCAGGGGTGCTCGCTGCCAGCTCTTTGATTCCAGCATGAGGAACATGGCAATGAGGCTGAGGACTTTCCAGCAGTGGCCCTGCACCGCCCCTGTGTCTGCCCGGGATCTGGCCAAGGCTGGATTTTTCTACGTGGGCCCCAGGGATGAAGTGCAGTGTTTTTGCTGTGGTGGTGTCCTGAAGGACTGGAGACCTATTGATTGCCCCATAATAGAGCACATGAAATTCTTCCCTTCCTGTAAATACATCTGCGGTGAGGATGTTGGGAACCAGGaggtgctgtccctgcaggagatCTTTGACACTGTGGATGGGCAGTTCCTGAGTCTCTTGCAGGGGATAGTCAGTGAGGAGACAGCCCTGCCCAATGAGCCAGAGTACCCCGAGATGGTCACAGAGGAGATGAGACTGTCTACATTTGAGAACTGGCCTCAAAATTCCCACATGCATCCAGAGCAACTGGCTAGAGCAGGGTTCTTTTACACAG GACAAGGAGATGTAGTGAGGTGTTTTTACTGTGATGGAGGTGTGAGGAGCTGGTCCTTTGGAGATGATCCTTGGAGGGAACATGCCAAATGGTATCCAGA GTGTGAATTTTTACTGCACTCAAGGGGGAGAGAATTTGTTAGCAGCGTTCAGGCAAGCTTTTCTACCACCCTGCTGGCTCCA AGACATTCCTGGGATCAGACTGAGCAAGactcctctccttcccaag GAGCTGTTCAGAGAGAGACTGGAACATCAAGACAAGAAATGCGATCTGTGCAGCAAAAGGAACCag ATGAGCCTCAGCTGAGCACAGAAGAACAGCTCCGCCGCCTGCAAGAGGAGAGGATGTGCAAAGTGTGCATGGACAAAGAGGTGTCTGTTGTGTTTGTTCCCTGTGGCCACCTGGTAGCTTGTGGAGAATGCGCCCTCAATTTGAGGCTGTGTCccatctgcagagctgtcaTCCAGGGGAGTGTGAGAGCTTTCATGTCCTGA
- the BIRC7 gene encoding baculoviral IAP repeat-containing protein 7 isoform X3: MQRVWPVNRSHLTSASHMLFPARQLPWKAVAGSSTEQRLSTGTLPCLPLDLHPWQLLLAAVVWFPLNCKSTAMGDAAAAAEQPEPRGARCQLFDSSMRNMAMRLRTFQQWPCTAPVSARDLAKAGFFYVGPRDEVQCFCCGGVLKDWRPIDCPIIEHMKFFPSCKYICGEDVGNQEVLSLQEIFDTVDGQFLSLLQGIVSEETALPNEPEYPEMVTEEMRLSTFENWPQNSHMHPEQLARAGFFYTGQGDVVRCFYCDGGVRSWSFGDDPWREHAKWYPEDIPGIRLSKTPLLPKELFRERLEHQDKKCDLCSKRNQMSLS; the protein is encoded by the exons ATGCAAAGAGTGTGGCCTGTGAACAGATCCCATCTGACATCAGCATCACACATGCTGTTCCCTGCGAGACAACTTCCTTGGAAAGCTGTGGCAGGGAGCTCAACGGAGCAACGACTGAGCACAGGGACTCTCCCCTGTCTCCCTCTTGATCTTCATCCGTGGCAACTCCTTCTTGCTGCTGTCGTGTGGTTTCCATTAAATTGTAAG AGCACGGCCATGGGGGacgcagcagcagcagcagagcagccgGAGCCCAGGGGTGCTCGCTGCCAGCTCTTTGATTCCAGCATGAGGAACATGGCAATGAGGCTGAGGACTTTCCAGCAGTGGCCCTGCACCGCCCCTGTGTCTGCCCGGGATCTGGCCAAGGCTGGATTTTTCTACGTGGGCCCCAGGGATGAAGTGCAGTGTTTTTGCTGTGGTGGTGTCCTGAAGGACTGGAGACCTATTGATTGCCCCATAATAGAGCACATGAAATTCTTCCCTTCCTGTAAATACATCTGCGGTGAGGATGTTGGGAACCAGGaggtgctgtccctgcaggagatCTTTGACACTGTGGATGGGCAGTTCCTGAGTCTCTTGCAGGGGATAGTCAGTGAGGAGACAGCCCTGCCCAATGAGCCAGAGTACCCCGAGATGGTCACAGAGGAGATGAGACTGTCTACATTTGAGAACTGGCCTCAAAATTCCCACATGCATCCAGAGCAACTGGCTAGAGCAGGGTTCTTTTACACAG GACAAGGAGATGTAGTGAGGTGTTTTTACTGTGATGGAGGTGTGAGGAGCTGGTCCTTTGGAGATGATCCTTGGAGGGAACATGCCAAATGGTATCCAGA AGACATTCCTGGGATCAGACTGAGCAAGactcctctccttcccaag GAGCTGTTCAGAGAGAGACTGGAACATCAAGACAAGAAATGCGATCTGTGCAGCAAAAGGAACCag ATGAGCCTCAGCTGA
- the YTHDF1 gene encoding YTH domain-containing family protein 1 isoform X1, which yields MSATSVDPQRPKGQDNKVQNGSLHQKDTVHDNDFEPYLSGQSNQNSSYPSMTDPYLSSYYPPSIGFPYSLSEAPWSTGGDPPIPYLTTYGQLSNGDHHFMHDAVFGQPGGLGNNIYQHRFNFFPENPAFSAWGTSGSQGQQTQSSAYGSSYSYPPSSLGGTIVDGQTGFHNDTLNKAPGMNSIEQGMVGLKIGGDVTTSAVKTVGSVVNSAGMTGGLSGNGGSNVNLPVSKPTSWAAIASKPAKPQPKMKTKTGPVIGGALPPPPIKHNMDIGTWDNKGPVAKVPAPQQIPSPQSVPQPQQPIVQPVPAQPPPLTQSQYQTPQQPPQNRWVAPRNRNAAFGQSGGTGNDSNSAGSTQPNPVPSGESHPVLEKLKAAHSYNPKDFEWNLKNGRVFIIKSYSEDDIHRSIKYSIWCSTEHGNKRLDSAFRSMNSKGPVYLLFSVNGSGHFCGVAEMKSPVDYGTSAGVWSQDKWKGKFDVKWIFVKDVPNNQLRHIRLENNDNKPVTNSRDTQEVPLEKAKQVLKIIATYKHTTSIFDDFSHYEKRQEEEEVVRKVNLLKNLFYTQIWGK from the exons ATGTCTGCCACAAGCGTTGACCCTCAG AGACCGAAAGGACAGGATAATAAAG TACAAAATGGTTCGTTACATCAGAAGGACACAGTTCATGACAACGATTTTGAACCTTACCTTTCCGGGCAGTCAAATCAG aACAGTAGCTATCCATCAATGACTGATCCTTATCTGTCCAGTTATTATCCACCATCTATTGGGTTCCCCTATTCTCTCAGTGAAGCACCATGGTCTACAGGAGGAGATCCTCCTATCCCTTATCTCACCACCTATGGACAGCTCAGTAATGGGGATCATCATTTTATGCACGATGCCGTTTTTGGACAGCCTGGGGGTCTGGGAAATAATATCTATCAACACCGGTTTAactttttccctgaaaatccTGCCTTCTCAGCTTGGGGAACAAGTGGATCCCAAGGACAGCAGACTCAAAGCTCAGCGTATGGGAGCAGTTACAGCTACCCACCCAGTTCCCTGGGGGGTACCATTGTGGATGGACAAACAGGATTTCATAATGATACATTAAATAAAGCTCCTGGAATGAACAGTATTGAACAgggaatggttggacttaaGATTGGTGGAGATGTTACAACTTCTGCGGTGAAAACAGTAGGTTCTGTTGTTAACAGTGCCGGGATGACAGGTGGCCTCTCTGGGAATGGTGGATCTAATGTAAACTTGCCAGTATCTAAACCAACCTCTTGGGCTGCTATTGCCAGCAAGCCTGCAAAACCACAGcctaaaatgaaaacaaaaactggGCCTGTAATTGGAGGAGCTTTGCCTCCTCCCCCTATAAAGCATAATATGGACATAGGTACTTGGGACAATAAGGGTCCTGTGGCAAAAGTTCCTGCCCCCCAACAGATACCTTCTCCTCAGTCTGTTCCACAGCCGCAGCAACCAAttgtgcagcctgttccagctcagcctcctccaTTGACTCAGTCACAGTATCAGACCCCTCAGCAGCCACCCCAAAATCGCTGGGTAGCTCCTCGCAACCGAAATGCAGCTTTTGGCCAAAGTGGAGGAACTGGGAACGACAGCAActcagctggcagcacccagcccaACCCCGTTCCGAGCGGCGAGTCTCATCCTGTccttgaaaaactgaaagctgCTCACAGCTATAACCCTAAAGATTTCGAATGGAACCTTAAAAATGGACGTGTGTTCATAATCAAGAGCTATTCTGAGGATGATATTCATCGTTCCATTAAATATTCTATTTGGTGTAGTACGGAACACGGCAACAAACGCCTGGACAGTGCTTTTCGCTCCATGAACAGCAAGGGCCCGGTGTACTTGCTGTTCAGTGTCAATGGCAGTGGACACTTCTGTGGAGTAGCAGAGATGAAATCACCTGTGGACTATGGCACCAGTGCAGGTGTCTGGTCTCAGGACAAGTGGAAGGGGAAATTTGATGTCAAGTGGATCTTTGTGAAGGATGTGCCCAACAACCAACTGAGACACATCAGGCTGGAGAACAATGACAACAAACCCGTTACAAACTCCCGTGATACACAGGAGGTGCCcttagaaaaagcaaaacaagtgCTTAAAATTATTGCTACTTACAAGCACACGACCTCCATCTTTGATGACTTTTCTCATTATGAAAAGCgccaggaagaggaggaggtggtgcGGAAGGTAAActtattaaaaaatttattttatacacaGATATGgggaaaatga
- the YTHDF1 gene encoding YTH domain-containing family protein 1 isoform X2, with protein MSATSVDPQRPKGQDNKVQNGSLHQKDTVHDNDFEPYLSGQSNQNSSYPSMTDPYLSSYYPPSIGFPYSLSEAPWSTGGDPPIPYLTTYGQLSNGDHHFMHDAVFGQPGGLGNNIYQHRFNFFPENPAFSAWGTSGSQGQQTQSSAYGSSYSYPPSSLGGTIVDGQTGFHNDTLNKAPGMNSIEQGMVGLKIGGDVTTSAVKTVGSVVNSAGMTGGLSGNGGSNVNLPVSKPTSWAAIASKPAKPQPKMKTKTGPVIGGALPPPPIKHNMDIGTWDNKGPVAKVPAPQQIPSPQSVPQPQQPIVQPVPAQPPPLTQSQYQTPQQPPQNRWVAPRNRNAAFGQSGGTGNDSNSAGSTQPNPVPSGESHPVLEKLKAAHSYNPKDFEWNLKNGRVFIIKSYSEDDIHRSIKYSIWCSTEHGNKRLDSAFRSMNSKGPVYLLFSVNGSGHFCGVAEMKSPVDYGTSAGVWSQDKWKGKFDVKWIFVKDVPNNQLRHIRLENNDNKPVTNSRDTQEVPLEKAKQVLKIIATYKHTTSIFDDFSHYEKRQEEEEVVRKERQNRNKQ; from the exons ATGTCTGCCACAAGCGTTGACCCTCAG AGACCGAAAGGACAGGATAATAAAG TACAAAATGGTTCGTTACATCAGAAGGACACAGTTCATGACAACGATTTTGAACCTTACCTTTCCGGGCAGTCAAATCAG aACAGTAGCTATCCATCAATGACTGATCCTTATCTGTCCAGTTATTATCCACCATCTATTGGGTTCCCCTATTCTCTCAGTGAAGCACCATGGTCTACAGGAGGAGATCCTCCTATCCCTTATCTCACCACCTATGGACAGCTCAGTAATGGGGATCATCATTTTATGCACGATGCCGTTTTTGGACAGCCTGGGGGTCTGGGAAATAATATCTATCAACACCGGTTTAactttttccctgaaaatccTGCCTTCTCAGCTTGGGGAACAAGTGGATCCCAAGGACAGCAGACTCAAAGCTCAGCGTATGGGAGCAGTTACAGCTACCCACCCAGTTCCCTGGGGGGTACCATTGTGGATGGACAAACAGGATTTCATAATGATACATTAAATAAAGCTCCTGGAATGAACAGTATTGAACAgggaatggttggacttaaGATTGGTGGAGATGTTACAACTTCTGCGGTGAAAACAGTAGGTTCTGTTGTTAACAGTGCCGGGATGACAGGTGGCCTCTCTGGGAATGGTGGATCTAATGTAAACTTGCCAGTATCTAAACCAACCTCTTGGGCTGCTATTGCCAGCAAGCCTGCAAAACCACAGcctaaaatgaaaacaaaaactggGCCTGTAATTGGAGGAGCTTTGCCTCCTCCCCCTATAAAGCATAATATGGACATAGGTACTTGGGACAATAAGGGTCCTGTGGCAAAAGTTCCTGCCCCCCAACAGATACCTTCTCCTCAGTCTGTTCCACAGCCGCAGCAACCAAttgtgcagcctgttccagctcagcctcctccaTTGACTCAGTCACAGTATCAGACCCCTCAGCAGCCACCCCAAAATCGCTGGGTAGCTCCTCGCAACCGAAATGCAGCTTTTGGCCAAAGTGGAGGAACTGGGAACGACAGCAActcagctggcagcacccagcccaACCCCGTTCCGAGCGGCGAGTCTCATCCTGTccttgaaaaactgaaagctgCTCACAGCTATAACCCTAAAGATTTCGAATGGAACCTTAAAAATGGACGTGTGTTCATAATCAAGAGCTATTCTGAGGATGATATTCATCGTTCCATTAAATATTCTATTTGGTGTAGTACGGAACACGGCAACAAACGCCTGGACAGTGCTTTTCGCTCCATGAACAGCAAGGGCCCGGTGTACTTGCTGTTCAGTGTCAATGGCAGTGGACACTTCTGTGGAGTAGCAGAGATGAAATCACCTGTGGACTATGGCACCAGTGCAGGTGTCTGGTCTCAGGACAAGTGGAAGGGGAAATTTGATGTCAAGTGGATCTTTGTGAAGGATGTGCCCAACAACCAACTGAGACACATCAGGCTGGAGAACAATGACAACAAACCCGTTACAAACTCCCGTGATACACAGGAGGTGCCcttagaaaaagcaaaacaagtgCTTAAAATTATTGCTACTTACAAGCACACGACCTCCATCTTTGATGACTTTTCTCATTATGAAAAGCgccaggaagaggaggaggtggtgcGGAAG gaACGTCAGAATCGAAACAAACAATAA